Proteins from a single region of Candidatus Binatia bacterium:
- a CDS encoding DNA-binding protein, translated as MKVSVDLSPADTERLRDEANRLGVSPERLAHATISDLLAHEADDFFKAARRVLEKNRELYRRLA; from the coding sequence ATGAAAGTATCGGTCGACCTTTCACCTGCGGACACGGAACGTCTGCGAGACGAGGCGAACCGCCTCGGTGTGAGCCCCGAACGGCTGGCGCATGCAACAATCTCAGACCTGCTGGCGCACGAGGCCGATGACTTCTTCAAGGCCGCCCGGCGGGTCTTGGAAAAGAACCGGGAACTGTACCGTCGTCTGGCCTGA
- a CDS encoding type II toxin-antitoxin system prevent-host-death family antitoxin codes for MRTSVAQAKARFSEMIEAARGGEPVIVTRHGEPVVAVVAVPADPDDRERFLLAHNPIFRSILEETRGSGDPIPHDDFWKLVAKRRTPPPGGAEQGPSSRRRTKTRRD; via the coding sequence ATGAGGACTAGTGTGGCGCAGGCAAAGGCCCGCTTCAGCGAAATGATCGAGGCCGCGCGCGGTGGAGAGCCCGTCATCGTGACGCGCCACGGTGAGCCGGTCGTCGCGGTCGTCGCGGTGCCGGCAGATCCCGACGACCGCGAGCGTTTTCTGCTCGCACACAACCCAATCTTTCGCAGCATCCTCGAAGAGACGCGCGGCAGCGGTGACCCGATTCCGCACGACGACTTCTGGAAGCTGGTGGCGAAACGCCGCACCCCTCCTCCTGGGGGAGCCGAGCAGGGGCCTTCGAGCCGACGGCGCACAAAGACGCGCCGCGACTGA
- a CDS encoding addiction module toxin RelE gives MARKKPAFQIVYQPETVRHLETIETKYWSLIRTTIEVQLSYEPFTETTNRKSLLRESPFGEVWEARFGPQNRLRVFYRSDPDEPQRVLVEAIGLKNRNRLMIRGREVKYED, from the coding sequence ATGGCGAGAAAGAAGCCGGCGTTCCAGATCGTCTACCAGCCGGAAACGGTGCGCCATTTGGAGACGATCGAGACAAAGTACTGGAGTCTGATCCGGACGACCATCGAAGTGCAGTTGTCGTATGAGCCCTTTACCGAGACGACGAATCGCAAGTCCCTTCTTCGGGAGTCTCCTTTCGGAGAAGTATGGGAGGCTCGCTTCGGTCCGCAGAACCGGCTGCGGGTCTTCTACCGCTCCGATCCGGACGAGCCTCAGCGCGTTCTGGTCGAGGCGATCGGATTGAAGAATCGAAACCGGCTCATGATCCGGGGCCGGGAGGTGAAGTATGAGGACTAG
- a CDS encoding type II toxin-antitoxin system VapC family toxin, with amino-acid sequence MARSVYLETSIISYLVARPSRDLVTAARQELTREWWARRRRAFNVYVSEAVVAEARAGDPEAAARRAEILAPRQLLDITPDITRLAQAVADALQLPGRAAADAVHIAAAACHGIDFLLTWNSTHIANAELRPTVERACRDGGYFPPILCTPDELMGD; translated from the coding sequence ATGGCGCGCTCGGTGTACCTGGAGACCTCGATCATCAGCTACCTGGTCGCGCGGCCGAGTCGTGATCTGGTGACCGCGGCTCGCCAGGAATTGACGCGGGAGTGGTGGGCGCGCCGTCGCAGGGCGTTCAATGTGTACGTCTCTGAGGCTGTGGTTGCCGAGGCACGCGCGGGTGACCCGGAGGCGGCGGCTCGTCGTGCTGAGATTCTGGCCCCCCGCCAACTTCTCGACATCACGCCGGACATCACGCGGCTCGCGCAGGCCGTGGCCGACGCGCTCCAGTTGCCCGGCCGGGCGGCCGCCGATGCGGTTCACATTGCTGCTGCCGCCTGCCACGGGATCGACTTCCTGCTGACCTGGAACTCGACGCACATCGCCAACGCCGAGCTGCGACCGACTGTCGAGCGTGCGTGCCGCGACGGCGGGTACTTCCCGCCCATTTTGTGTACGCCCGACGAGCTCATGGGAGATTGA
- a CDS encoding type II toxin-antitoxin system Phd/YefM family antitoxin yields MKEVALSAMKDDLSRYLRMAGREEIVITRHGKAAGILIGFESEEDWFDYRLENDPRFLHRVAQARASLRAGDGVRLDDLGNPRPKRLQPTRKKRARG; encoded by the coding sequence ATGAAGGAAGTAGCTCTGTCGGCAATGAAGGATGACCTGTCGCGCTATCTGCGGATGGCCGGCAGGGAGGAGATCGTGATCACCCGTCACGGGAAGGCGGCTGGCATTCTGATCGGTTTTGAATCCGAGGAGGATTGGTTCGACTATCGCCTGGAGAACGACCCCAGGTTCCTTCATCGCGTCGCCCAGGCGAGGGCGAGCTTGCGCGCGGGAGATGGAGTCAGACTCGATGACCTAGGAAACCCAAGGCCGAAGCGCCTGCAGCCGACGCGCAAGAAGCGTGCGCGCGGCTGA
- a CDS encoding type II toxin-antitoxin system RelE/ParE family toxin, producing MRYEIILAVEAKEDFEALSAYDRAAVRDGMEKHLRYQPTRTSRSRIKRLRGMRRPQYRLRVDDTRVFYDVSDGVVEVLAIIPKAKAAEWLGRSGARILPEEESSK from the coding sequence ATGCGCTACGAGATCATTCTTGCCGTCGAGGCGAAGGAGGATTTCGAGGCATTGTCAGCATATGACCGAGCGGCAGTCCGTGACGGCATGGAAAAGCACCTTCGGTACCAGCCGACAAGGACGAGCCGGAGCCGCATCAAACGGCTGCGCGGGATGCGGCGGCCTCAGTACCGGCTGCGCGTCGATGACACGCGCGTCTTCTACGACGTGAGCGACGGCGTGGTGGAGGTGCTTGCAATCATACCGAAGGCAAAGGCCGCCGAATGGCTCGGGCGGTCCGGTGCACGCATTTTGCCCGAAGAGGAGTCTAGCAAATGA